A part of Chloroflexota bacterium genomic DNA contains:
- a CDS encoding SIMPL domain-containing protein (The SIMPL domain is named for its presence in mouse protein SIMPL (signalling molecule that associates with mouse pelle-like kinase). Bacterial member BP26, from Brucella, was shown to assemble into a channel-like structure, while YggE from E. coli has been associated with resistance to oxidative stress.): MLARVRWMAFCATIVLALAPFRPAWAQSENSTDHTITVTGEADVHAEPDMATVTVGVTSVASTADEAMGTVSQQLAAVIAGAKALGIESRDIQTTGLSLQPVYRQRGPNDDTPPQIQAYRASNNVSIIVRDLSMASSVLDSAINNGANVIGGISFGLSDTDAWRRQALTLATQNARAKAEAIAVAEGVRLGELLSVTEQSTTVPIPRTYAAFGAAPMAAQPSTPVEAGEMTVHATVRVSYRI; this comes from the coding sequence ATGCTCGCACGGGTACGGTGGATGGCCTTCTGCGCCACAATTGTCCTGGCCCTGGCGCCATTTCGGCCCGCATGGGCGCAATCGGAGAACAGTACCGATCACACCATCACCGTGACCGGCGAGGCCGATGTGCACGCCGAGCCGGACATGGCAACGGTAACCGTGGGCGTGACCTCCGTGGCCTCCACGGCCGACGAGGCGATGGGCACTGTGAGCCAGCAGCTCGCGGCCGTCATCGCGGGCGCGAAGGCGCTCGGCATCGAGAGCCGCGACATTCAGACGACCGGACTCTCGCTTCAGCCCGTCTATCGACAGCGCGGCCCGAATGATGACACGCCGCCCCAGATTCAGGCCTATCGCGCCAGCAACAACGTGTCGATCATCGTTCGAGACCTGAGCATGGCCAGCTCGGTGCTGGACTCGGCGATCAATAATGGCGCGAACGTCATCGGCGGCATCTCATTCGGTCTTTCGGATACCGACGCGTGGCGACGGCAAGCGCTGACGCTCGCGACGCAGAATGCCCGCGCCAAGGCGGAGGCCATCGCGGTGGCCGAAGGCGTGCGCCTCGGCGAGCTGCTCTCCGTCACGGAGCAGTCGACGACGGTTCCGATCCCCCGAACCTACGCGGCGTTTGGCGCGGCCCCGATGGCCGCGCAGCCCTCCACGCCCGTGGAGGCCGGCGAGATGACGGTCCACGCGACGGTGCGGGTGTCGTATCGAATCTGA
- a CDS encoding (2Fe-2S)-binding protein, whose product MTRVRMAVNGRDWVREVEPRTLLVDFIRDELGLTGTHAGCEHGVCGACTVLLDDEPVRSCLIFAVQADGSRVQTVEGLAASDGSLHPIQQAFWEAHGLQCGFCTPGMVLTVEALLRENPHPSEREIREGISGNLCRCTGYQNIVSAVQLAADRLAERAKDRSGLS is encoded by the coding sequence ATGACGCGGGTGCGCATGGCGGTAAACGGACGGGATTGGGTGCGCGAGGTCGAGCCGAGGACGCTGCTCGTGGACTTCATCCGCGATGAGCTCGGCCTCACCGGCACCCACGCGGGCTGCGAGCACGGGGTCTGCGGAGCCTGCACGGTGCTGCTGGACGACGAGCCCGTCCGGTCATGCCTCATTTTCGCCGTTCAGGCGGATGGCTCCCGCGTTCAAACCGTCGAGGGGCTCGCCGCGAGCGACGGCTCGCTCCACCCGATTCAGCAGGCATTCTGGGAAGCGCACGGCCTTCAGTGTGGATTCTGCACCCCTGGAATGGTGCTCACAGTCGAGGCGCTCCTCCGCGAAAATCCGCATCCCTCAGAACGGGAGATCCGCGAGGGGATCAGCGGCAATCTCTGCCGCTGCACGGGCTATCAGAACATCGTGTCCGCCGTCCAGCTCGCCGCCGATCGGCTCGCCGAGCGAGCGAAGGATCGCTCTGGTTTGTCATAG
- a CDS encoding xanthine dehydrogenase family protein subunit M: MKPAKFAYHAPRSVDQAVRLLAELGDEAKVLAGGQSLVPLMNFRLARPAHLVDLNRIEDLRVTRVDGELRIGAMTRQRQVERARDVGARWPLLTEALGLVGHVQIRNRGTIGGSLAHADPAAELPAVMMALDAEFTVRSATGTRAVAATDFFLGPFTTQLEPTELLTEIHVPDVPPRTGMAFQEVSRRHGDFAIVGVAALVTLEEQGPIDRARLVFCGAADRPIRSARAEQALLGRAPDERLLREASELATEDLDPADDVHASAGYRRRVASVIARRALLQAAQRARET, encoded by the coding sequence ATGAAGCCCGCGAAGTTCGCCTACCATGCCCCCCGGTCCGTCGACCAGGCGGTGCGGCTGCTCGCCGAGCTCGGCGATGAGGCGAAGGTCTTAGCCGGCGGCCAGAGCCTCGTGCCCCTCATGAACTTTCGCCTCGCTCGTCCGGCGCATCTCGTCGACCTGAACCGGATCGAGGATCTCCGCGTCACGCGTGTCGACGGCGAGCTACGGATCGGGGCGATGACGCGCCAGCGCCAGGTGGAGCGTGCAAGGGACGTGGGAGCGCGCTGGCCGCTGCTGACGGAGGCGCTGGGGCTGGTCGGCCACGTCCAGATTCGGAACCGCGGCACCATCGGTGGGAGTCTCGCCCACGCGGACCCCGCGGCGGAGCTGCCGGCCGTGATGATGGCGCTCGACGCCGAATTCACCGTGCGGAGCGCGACGGGCACGCGCGCCGTCGCGGCGACCGATTTCTTCCTTGGACCCTTTACGACACAGCTCGAACCGACGGAGCTCCTCACCGAGATTCACGTGCCCGACGTCCCGCCCCGGACGGGCATGGCCTTCCAGGAGGTCAGCCGGCGGCACGGTGACTTCGCTATCGTCGGCGTGGCCGCACTCGTCACCCTGGAGGAGCAGGGCCCGATCGACCGAGCGCGATTGGTGTTCTGCGGCGCGGCCGACCGCCCCATTCGTTCGGCGCGGGCCGAGCAGGCGCTCCTGGGGCGCGCGCCCGACGAGCGGCTCTTGCGCGAGGCGAGCGAGCTGGCGACGGAGGATCTCGATCCAGCGGACGACGTGCACGCGAGCGCGGGCTATCGGCGTCGGGTCGCCAGCGTCATCGCGCGACGCGCTCTCCTCCAGGCCGCACAGCGAGCGCGAGAGACATGA